CTTGCAGTGCTCCGGGGGGGGGCGGTTTGCACAAAGGGGGGGTGGCTGCAGAGCCACCCCACATGCCTCACCAGGAACAAGGGTGAGGAGGGGCCCTTGGTACGGGGGGGGCTGGTTTCCTCCTGAGAGGAGTGGGGAGCCTTCAAAGCATCTTTAGCAGGGGGCACGGTGGTCCAGGGACTCCTAGAAAGGGCTGTGGCGGGCAAGAGATCGAGGACACAAATGAGCCCCTCAGACCCATTGCAGAGGATGCCCCGCTTCCGGGGAGCCCACACAGGCCTTCCCTCTCCCCGCAGGCCTCCCCAGCTGCCTGGGGGGGGCGCCTCTGCGCCTCCTTGTCCCAGCAGCAGCTCCCAaccaggggcagggagcccggatcacagcctggctctgccacccTCTCTTGGCAAGTGGTTCAACCTCCCGCATGGGAAAGGGCAGGGGGGCCGCTCCACTTTCGCATGGTGGCCCTGCATTCCCACCCGGGAACCCCTCGCACGCGGGGCCCCGAGGCTCCTGCACGTGGGCTGCTGCAGTGCTGCACGTGACGAGCTAACCCTGACCACCTTCGTAGGTGCGGACTCGCACACACTCTGAGGGCAGGGCCCACCAGTCATGGGCGTCAACGCTGCACAGGGTGGAGGCGGGGAGGAAGGCCGGCACCTGGTGCTGACGTGAAGACAGTTTTGACCTCAGGACAGAGGAAGGGCCTGGGGGCCCCCGAGCACCCGCTCAGAGCGCCGTCTGCAGCGGGCACAGGCCCACACGAACTTGACCCCCCCACAAGCTTTCATCACAAGACTCAGACACAcattatgaaaaatgtttttactgtAAATCAAAGTACCAAGCAGATACTTGCAAAACAACATACAAAGTAGAACCCGGATGCTTCCCTTCCCCAGGCTGCCTGAGCCGGCGCTCGGCACCGCAAGAAAAACCCAATCCAGTCCTGCTCCCCAGAAGCCGCCGCGGACCCGCCCCGGGGGACTGGAAGGCGCGGGCGCACTGACAGAGCCCCAGGAACCCTCCCCAGCTTGGGGCCCTGCCAGGCACAGGTGTCTGCCCCCCAGCCCGGGCGGAAGTGGGGGGTGCTGCAGTTATTTCGGGGCTGTGGCTTCTGTTTCTATGGCTCTGACATGCACTTCCCCCCAGCACCCCTGCGGTCTGAGGGCAGGGCAGCGGCTGACTGTGACAAAGGCTCCAAGGACAAGACACGGTTTTATCAGCCACGTGGTTTCTCCTATGGTCTGAGCTGGTGCAGACGGACAGGACGGGCCAGGCGGGGCGGCGCCCACCCCCGGGGATCACACTGCCGCGGGCATCAGGACACCGTGAAGATGAGCACGTACACCAGCAAGTAAACATCATGCTGAAACCAGCTGACCCATGAGAACAGCAAACAAGTAcgcaacagaaagaaaacagagaaagaccaCCTCGGTCGGTGGCTTGACTCGGGGGGCGAGGCCCGCCCCGGTAGGTCTGGGGCACCTGACGGATGGAAGGACGGACACACGGAACCCAGTTCCCTTCAAAGCACAAAGTGGGGCAGCGTCTTATCTCTGaagccccctccccttctcccagagAAGGGTGTTCAGCAAGCAACAGAACTGGCAGGTCTGAGGGGGCCTGCCACTCAAGGGCTCGGACGGGCCTTGGGGCCCTGCTGGAGACGGCTCCAAGCCTTCAGGGGACCCCTGCCTGTTCTCCCTCCTGCGTCCGAAATCAGAGCTGCACGTGGCCCACGGATGGCCCCACCCTGACTGGCCCTGGCCCAGACTACTGGGCCGTCACCCCAAATACACCTCCACCTCCAAGTAGGGGGCATAGGGAGTTCGGGGGGCTAAGTGCTAAGGCTGTTATGATGGCCCCGCCCACAGGCTGAGCACAGGGGTTGACAATGAGCCCTCGGCCCATGCAGATCCTCCTCAGTTCCTGGCTTGTTCTGTTCACCCCCCAACCCCGGAACCAAAGCCCCAGGGGCACACCCACCGTCACACTCCCCTGGGTGGCCTGCCGGTGCCAAGAGCTCACGGCCAGAGCAGAAGGAACCACGAGCACACACAGTCCCCCGCGGGCCGTCCTGACAACTGCTTGTACAAAGCACTCTGGAACCCAGAGCAAGTTCGGGGAGCCTAGGCACTCAGCGTTGCTTAGGTTGAAAATGCTATAAATCTGACTCTTCCTAGAAGCCTACTAAACAATTCACCTAAAGACACCCACGGTGCGTGTGCGACGGCCCCTGCTGGGTGGAAGGAGGTGAGCAGACGGCAAACTCATGCCACTGGGGCCCCCTGGCCCTCTGCTCAGGCGGGTGCCCTGGAGGCTGCACTCCAACCCCCGTGTGCCCGGGAGCCCCAGCCCAGAGCCGCATGTGGACCAGCGGCAGCACCGAGGCCTGTTCCAGAGATGGGAGAACAGGGTGCCGGGCCACACTAAACCTACAGAAAACTGTGGGAAGAAACCAAATCCATAGGATCCATGGGTTTCCACACTTGGGGACGGTTCCCAAGACATGTGTTagtgacaccccctcccccagccggcTCAGGCCCCCCCAGGGGCCCCTCGCACCCACGGGGTCCGGGCCCCACTCCCGGCTCTGCCTCCTCGCCCTCTGCCTGGCTCCTGATCAGGCCCAACGTGTAAACAGTCAATAAGCAACAGatggaaaaatgtatttcctaagaaagaagggggagggagtgCGAGTGCGAGGCTGGCTGCACAGGTCTGTCGTCTGAGATCCCTTCTGCTCCTCGTCTGTTTTGGTGTTTCCTCTCTTTGGTTCAGCCCAACGTGACCCGCGGGGCGCCGGGGCTGTGTGCTCCCGCTCAGCCGCGGCTTGAGGAGAGGCGGCCAGCCCTGTGCCCACGAGGGGCCTCGCCCTCCACCAGCGTCTACTTGTGCTCATGGCCCTCCGCCATGGCAGCCACCTCAATGGTGGCCGTGTGCTCCTCGGGCCCCGAGGCGGCCATGGCGCTCTCGACGGCCCCCGTGGGCACTGTCACGATGGTGCTGCCCCCAGGTGACACCTGGGCCACGTTCTGcagggtggggcccaggcccGGCAAGGTGAGCAGCTGCAGGGGGCTCACCACCTTGACCACAGTGCTGCCGTCCTGCATGGCGGCCGTGCTCAGGACCGTGAGGCTGGACGCGTCCGGGTGGATCTCCACCGTGCCAGGGAAGGTGGCGCCCGACGAGGCCAGCACCGTGTAGCCCCCCAGCAGTGGCGAGGCAGGGGAGCTGGCAGGAGCAGCCGGGGGGGGGCCCTTGCCCAGCacgggggagggcagggtggaCACCACTTTGCCGAGCGGCACGCCGGTCAGCTGGGAGACGGGCACGCCGGGGCTGAGGGCGATCTGGGCAGACTGGGTGAGCACCTGCGAGGCTATGGCAGCCGGCCCGGACGTGGCCCTTGCCAGCCGGGGCCGCTTCGTGGGGGGCGGCAGGGAGACGGGCGTCAGCGTCATGAGCACGTTGCTGAGGTGCTGAGATTTGTGCTTGAGCTCCTTGGCCCGACGGCGGTGCTCATCACACTGCTGCTCCAGGGCTGTGGGGGGGACGAGGGGCAGAGCGTCACCGTGGGAACAGGGGGGACAGGGGAAGAGCGTCACCGCAGGGAcaggggggatggggggcagagcATCACCGCAGGGACGGGGGGACGGGGGGCAGAGTGTCACTGTGGGGATGGGGACGGGGGACCCCGGGGGGCAGAGCGTCACTGTGGGGACAGGGGGGACGGGGGGCAGAGCGTCACTGTGGGGACaggggggatggggggacagAGCGTCACCGCGGGGATGGGGGgacggggggttggggggcagagcaTCACCGCGGGGACGGGGGGGACAGAGAGCATCAGACCCCACGCCCCCTGATGCGGGGCCTGTGCCGGCACAGCAGTGACACTCTGTCCCTGTCCCACCCCGTCCCCCCCAGTGACGCTCTCTGGGGGCCTGTGTGGACTGCCCCTCCAAGGAGGCAGAAATGCCGTCTCAAAGGCGGTCTCCGAGCCTCCAGACGAGGGCACACGCTCCCCATTCTAACTTTCCAATCCTCCTAATCCCCGCAGAAAAGTTGCTCTCGTGATGTGTTAAAAAGGAGGTCGAAACCACACGTGTACGCACCTGCTGCGCACACATACCCTGCGAGTACGGATGCCGAGGGGGCGCCCAGAAAGAAAAGCACCAACATCCCAGAGGTGAGTCTGGGGGCCACGCTGGCTCCCGGTCACCCCTCCCACTTCTCTCCTGTAAACTACTGCGGAGGAGTTCCACACTCGGGACCCACGGGCGGGCTGCCTAGGCCCCACGTCACGGCTTCCCGCTTCCCTGCGTGACAGCGCTAGTCTCTCCTGGTCCCTCCCGACTCTGGACTCCACCGCCAGGGCTCTCTCAGGAGCAGTGTCCACGGGGCTGTGCGCAGGGGCGGGCCCCGGGCACCGGGCGCACCTGCCAGGTCTCGGGCGTACTGCTCCCGCGAGCGGTCCATCTGGCACTTGTGGCTGGCCAGCACCTTCTTCACCAGGTCCAGCATGCCGAAGTTCTGCACGATGTTGTTGAGGAGCACGGCATCTTAAAGGAGCGAGCACACAGTGAGAacgccccccccccagcagagacacagtgagacccCGCGAGGCGTACGGCCTCTGCATGGCCCTCTTCCACCACCAGAAGCTCAGCCACAGCACAGCTGGGTCTACGACTCGGCTTCACCCCAGAAgcgcggcggggtggggggagcacccaagcacccctgctcctgcccagagCAGGAAGGAGCCCGGGGGGGGGCGGTGCCCACCGATGCCAGGCAGACATCGAGCCCTCACCTCGGAGCTGCAGGGGGGGGTCCTGGACCCGCTGCTGCAGGCCTTTCATGGTCTCCATCAGCTCCTGGTGGAACTCCTGTATGACCTCGTCCAGCAGACCCGCGTCCTTGAGCCCTCGCCAGAAGGAAAAGGTGTCATCTGTGAGAGGCGGAGCAGGTCAGAGAGCAGGAAGAATCCACAGAGCAGCCGCAGCAGGCTGCTCGCCACAGGCAGGCGCAGAGAGctgcccaggggcctgggggccagCGTGCACACGGTTCCAGACGGGGGCCTGGGCCCGGGCAGATCTCTACCCTCTGCACCGGCACTTCCTCCAGGAGGCCCCTCGGGCCGCCCAGCAcgtcctgccccctgcccacgaGGGGCCCCCCCAGAAGGACCCGTACCTCCGATGGCCGTGGTCCAGTCACCGGGATCCTCGCAGGTCTCTATGGTGATGGTAGCGGGAGACCCGTTCACTGCAACCCAGACACGGCCACCATGAGCCTCGCCAGCCAGGGAGCGACCCTCCCAGCCCGCCATCCAAACACAGGCTCCAAAGCTCTCCTTTGCACCAATTTTCACAAGATCCACAAACACGTGTACCAGTGCAACCAAGGGATTTAGTTGCTTCTGTGGTACgtctatttttaaacttcttaatCACACACGTCCTCAAATACacacaaaggagaaagaatgaagtCTCCCTGACCCA
Above is a window of Halichoerus grypus chromosome 10, mHalGry1.hap1.1, whole genome shotgun sequence DNA encoding:
- the GMEB2 gene encoding glucocorticoid modulatory element-binding protein 2, with translation MATPDVSVHMEEVVVVTTPDTAVDGSGVEEVKTVLVTTNLAPHGGELAEDSMETENAAAAAAAAFTASSQLKEAVLVKVAEEEESLEAEIVYPITCGDSRANLIWRKFVCPGINVKCVQYDEHVISPKEFVHLAGKSTLKDWKRAIRMNGIMLRKIMDSGELDFYQHDKVCSNTCRSTKIDLSGARVSLSSPTSAEYIPLTPATADVNGSPATITIETCEDPGDWTTAIGDDTFSFWRGLKDAGLLDEVIQEFHQELMETMKGLQQRVQDPPLQLRDAVLLNNIVQNFGMLDLVKKVLASHKCQMDRSREQYARDLAALEQQCDEHRRRAKELKHKSQHLSNVLMTLTPVSLPPPTKRPRLARATSGPAAIASQVLTQSAQIALSPGVPVSQLTGVPLGKVVSTLPSPVLGKGPPPAAPASSPASPLLGGYTVLASSGATFPGTVEIHPDASSLTVLSTAAMQDGSTVVKVVSPLQLLTLPGLGPTLQNVAQVSPGGSTIVTVPTGAVESAMAASGPEEHTATIEVAAMAEGHEHK